Part of the Ammospiza caudacuta isolate bAmmCau1 chromosome 3, bAmmCau1.pri, whole genome shotgun sequence genome, CATATGGAGGTGGCATTTGCCAGGTTTTGTCAGGTATGGAGTGAGTTTGCCCCATCACCAGCACCACCATCCTCTGTCCTGCAGCAACAACTTCCCACAAGACACACGGAGATGTTGGGGCACCTGAGGAACATCAAGCCCACTTGAGAAGGTACAGGGAAGAAGCACAGTGACACCCAGGACCCCATCCTGTTACTCTCACATGCAAAGTTCTCCTGCTGCAAGTCCCCGGAGCTCTGGAGGGGAGAGTTTGAAGGACCTGGCCCAAAAAAGGGCAATGTTGGATCATATCCTCATGCCAGTTTACACAAGACCATGGAAACTGTGCCAAATTTACTGACATTGGATCAGCCTTGGAATTTAACAAAAGCCTCCATGTTTATCCAAGTGTTGGGAAAGGCTGTAGGAGCTGCTTCCAGTGCCCTTTCAATCCTCAGCTCCAGAACTGCAGTGGGAACCACCCAGCAGTGGCCACAGCATGTCAGCTctggaaaacaaacccaaacctggAACTAAAGGCAAAACCACTGTGGAACACAAGGAAAGAAGCCATTATTTCCCTGGTTGTCATCATCAGCAGgaatgtggctgtgctgctggaactTCCATTTTATCTGTTTATTGTACTTGAAGCGGACCCAGCTCTGGTCAGGGATGTGTGAGGATGCCAGCTGCTACAAACTGAGGAGCAGGACACTCATCTCAGGTCTCAGCTACTGTACAACCAGCACAGTTAAGAAATTCCAGAGCTAAAGCACACAAACATATAAACACACAGCCTGATTTCTTAGAGAACATAACAATTTGATTTCCAGTACCATAGGAGGAGAGCAGGGGTGATGGATGCTGTTATCCTACATATTTCTTGGGAAATCAATTCCCACTGCTTAACAGTCTACAGGGTTATTTCTCTTCTGCTACAGATGCTGATGATAAAAAGTAGGTTTCATACAAAAGGAATGGGCTGATGATATAAACTGCAGATGCTGACAAGCTGGAGGTTTGACATTTCCTTTTCTACAGTTCCTCCAAGGGCTGGACAcactgggcagagcaggagttcAGCATCTCAGTACTAAAATGCCCTGCACAGTCACTGTGCTGTTACTTAAATTCCTCCCAAGAGAGTAAAGCACAGCAGAAGCACTGCTTTAACCTGCACCTGAATAAGGCACCTTCTAAATTTCCCAAGAAATGATGGCACTGTTCTAGAGGAAAGGGAAGCTGGGAAGGTCTTTAAAAGTCAGGCTTCATGTGTGAAACTTTTTTTCAGGTTGCATTTCTTAGAGCAAGATGCATGCTCTAAGAAAAAAGGTTAAGATGTTGTTGAGGTTATGGTTACTGAAATAAATTCAGGTACAAACAGCAGTAGTAGGCAAGTGGTTTATCCACCCATTTAGTGTCCTTTTCTTAATATCTACTATTGCTTTATTAATTGTTCTGCTTAATACAGCTGGCTTATGAGATTGGGAAGAAATGTAAACATTCTGTTTGCCTTATAAAAGCCTGACATAATATTTGGTTACAGATTATGGTCATGCAGTACCTCCAAAACATACCTCAGCTGAACACTTTCTGTTCAAAAAAGCCACACTAAGGCATCCACATCCAGAGCTttgagagggatttgggatggacagtcacagctctgctcctaaACCTACTGCCAAATCCTTTCACAGCCCCAGGTAAGGGAACGAGAGCATTCCTAGGATAAACATGTTACAACTTAGTAATAGCCTTCtagctattaaaataaaaccagactTACATAAGTTACATAaaaacttaaataaaaaaaaagttcagaaaCAGGGCTTACTGGAccatttaaaaatcagaataaactCAGAGAAATTATATCATAAAGCAGTCCCCACATTTCTTCACCaactaaaaaacccaacagttttatttttgtttttctgcttttttatcAAAAATGAACAAAGTTCCCAACAGACCCTGGCTAATGTACTAAATGCAAAGTTCCCCCAAATCTGCAGTTATGGTTACACCAGCTTTTGCTCCAACACCTCCCCAGTTAGATCCTCATCCATAAATGATTCATAATGGTCATCAGGAAGCCGACACAGCAAAGACACAACTCAAAGCATCAAACATCCCTTCACAACTTCACATGACAATaaagtttttttggtttgtttttaattccGTTTTTGGCTAAAACTTTTAACAGTTCCAGAAACATGGTATTTGGCCTTCTTGTTTACTGCTGGCCCCGAGAAATCCTCTCCTTATTCCTTGATAGCAAAAGAAAACGCTTCCAGAAGTAACTGATTCCTGTGCATTCAACAGCCAAAGGAGGAACCAGAACAACCTCTTGGAAAAAGAGCAGTGAAGCAGCTGAACTCAGTCTTCAAACAGTCGCTCAGCTTGGCTTAAAAccccttccagcagctgctgttaaGCTGCCAAGCACTTAAGCCTGACTAAAATCCTCTCCTGCAACTGGGCAGAGACTTTTCCAAGCACTTTTGCTTTATGGGATGTAAGGATGATGGAGATGCACTTTTAaggatgagggagctgggcacGATGATGGAGCTGAGATGTGTCCTGGGGTGATGCTGGTATCCCCATCTGTATCGAGCCCAGAAATAAGTTCTGCACCTTTAGGTCTGAGCGTGAAGcggggaagaagaaaaatctgccctaaaccaggacagctGGCAGGGATGATGATGGAGCTAGGCCACTGGATGTATTCTTGAAGCAGGGGATGTGTAAAGGTTGTTCCTCTGAATGGATGAATGGAAGCATCAGCTGTGAaagggagccaggagcaggtCAGTACGACACTGGAAGCGCACAGTTTCCTTCTGGCTCCCTTTGCAGGTGTGTGAATATCCCGTGGTGGTATTATCGGTGAGCGTGTCCTGTGAGGCATGGCAGGCTTAGGCGGCCAAGTCGAAGTCGTCACGCTCCTGGTTGTAGTCGAGCACCTTCTGCCGCAGGCGCGACGCGTCCACCCAGGTGATGAAGTCCTCGACGGCGCGGGGCACGAGGAGCGCGGGGTCTGTCACCACCTCGGGCCCCACGCGGACGTGCCCCTGCTCCACGAAGGTGACGGCGTGCCGCAGGTTCTGCGCCATGCGCAGCTTCACCAGCAGGCACGGCAGGCGCCGGCGGCAGAAGGCGGAGGCCGAGAGGCTCTCGCACACGGCCAGCGACTGCCGGCTGTTCACCAGCCCCAGCCCGtacagcttctccagcagcGCGGCGGCGCAGCGGGCGCGGAAGGCGGCGCTGGCCGGGCCCAGGTCGCGGAGGCGCCGCGCCAGGGCGCGCACAGCGCGGGCCAGCGCCTTGTACTGCACGTAATCCTCCCGCCGGCCCACCCGGTACCGCCGCAGCGCCCGCACCTCCGCCAAGTTCCCGCCCGACGCCTCCCAGTTCACCAGGTCCAGCCGCCGCAGCAGCTTCTGCTCGTGGTACTTCAGTTTCCGCACCATCTTTGCGGGACCGGGATTCGCCGCGCCGCGCCTCAGAGGGACTGTTCCGGGGCGGagcggccgccggccccgcggcTTTTCCGGGGAGGAGCAGCCGTGACATGGCACTGGGAGCCCCGCCCCGGGCGGCGGGGTACGGGGAGAAGGATGGCTCCGTGTCTCCTTCCCCAAGGGATCACCGGCAGATAGAGCCCAACCCGGGATGCGGCTGCTTTCCCCCGCGCTCTGCGCATCGCCGGGGCCAGCCCGGCGCGGAGGGGTCACCCCAGGTACGGCCACAGCGCCCCGACACCCGCTCCGGCACGGACAGCCCGACATCGTCTCGCCTGGGGCCGAGCCTGGGACTCGTCATTCCTTCTGGAAGAATGGCAGCGGCGTTGTGTTTCTCTGTGACATCCCACTCCCCCTGATGCACAGGCCGGTTTTCCTCGAGGAGCAGCAGAATCCTCCCTCTGTGCGGTTCGTAGCACCGCACATCTCCCGAGTGCCGCCGCGGCCTCGCCAGCCAAAGGTTTCATCCCGCTTTTCTGTAAGTGCACCGTGCTGTCTCCTTCTTGGGATTCAGGATACAACAAGGAAAATCCCCAATAGAACAGGTCAGGTTGACAATTCGggatttctttgtttcttaCGAGCAGATTTCCGTATTGGCTCAATCTTCATTTCCCTAATTCTGGATTTTCAGCGTGCTGGATTTGTTACAGTGGGTGGTCTGGTCACAGAGGCCATGGTGGTCTCTtgatttgcttttgttttttcccccagattcGTCGGTGAAGGCACCAATAGAAATGTGGGGCACCAACAGCACTGAGAAGTTTTACAGGATCCCTGAAGGAAAGGGACCACACTCAGTTGGATGTACAGACCTGATGACAGAAAATGCAGTTGAGGTAAAGCTCTCGACTGTTTGGATTTAAGCCACAATGTTAGTGAAACAAATGGCTGCAGTTTTAAAGCAGAAGGTCTTGCCTGTGTGCTCCATGCTGACATTCACAGCTGAGCTTTCTATCCTCTCCATCCTGGTGTAGGATGTGTGCTGGGCATTTACCAGATGGATGTAACCTGCAAGCCTTTCCCATGGCCAATTCCTCCCTCTTCTAACGTCCTTGCCTTTCTGACTCTCCTACAAAAGATACTGCAAAGAAACTGTGTCCTCCTGAGACCCAGGGGGTTCTTCCCACCCACcccactgctgcctcctgtgctgggctcctGAGGAGACTCCACATGCAGTCTCTGTGACTGTGGCTGCTCTCATCACAAAGATCTCAACAGGATTTGGCAGGGTTGGGAGATGAGCCTATCTAGTGTTTCAGCTGCAGGGTAAGAGACGAGATGTCTATTGAGATTTTACTGGAGATGAACAGGATATCAGTTTTGCAAGAGCTAAGCACAGTGAGAAGCCACAATAATAAGACAGGGGCGTTAACCAGACAAGTAGTGAGCTTCCTTGTGAGTTTCCATTTCCAATCCTCTTGCCTTTGAGAGAATACACCTGCATTTACACTGTGATTTTACTCCACAGAGTAGCGAGATGGAGTGGAACTTGAGATCAGTTTGTGATGGTTCACATGCTTTCCTTTACTGAGCTTACTCTGTATCAGCACAGAGAAGTTATGAGTTTCTCTTTGCAGTCAGCCCATGTGAGTTTTTTTACATAAGCATTATGAACAACTGCAGTTCTCTCAGGCATAAATAATGAACCTCTTCCCCTTTCTGGTAATCAGTTAGTCATTGGGGAGGTTCACTGGGACTGTTCTGAGATCAAGCTGATATCACTACCAATGTGGAGGAAAGTTCTTCCACAATGGTCTCTGTGTCAAAGGTTGATTTAAGTTTGATAAGTGAATAAAAACAAGCTTCATAAAACAAACTTTTGGTAAACTGATAAATTAGTGTTCAAGAAATCAGGCTTTATTTCAAAGCTTATGTTTATTTTGGCCATGATTGTAACTTGCTAAACCAAAAGCAAGACAGTGAATTTGAATGGGGTGTTGCAAATTCCTTTGCAAACCAGGAAATAAGAATGCAAACTGCACACagttcatcttctgggaagtCTGCTTTGTGCATTGGTACATTGCTGCTGTCTGTGATGGAAAAAGATTGACAAGGGGGTATGGAaggtccctgtgtgtgtggaaaGCTTGGGAACTTTCCTGGGATACCTGGAGTGCAGACAGTAAGAGATTTGAACTAGTGGTAAGACAGAGAGGCAGATGAAACACAGGCTAACAAAGTTGTGTTTAGAAGGATGGACTACAAGACACTTCTGAACATCttgatgaggaggaagagggatgTATTGTTCTCCCTTGCTGTGCAGCTGCCCAAGGGCTTTGCTGACAGCCTCTGCTCAGTTCAGGCAGGAACACTACAGCCACGTTAGAGAGCCTtattttctccaggctgaatggctccagctctctcagcctgtcatgcttggagaggtgctccagctctCAGGTCATCTTCAGTCACCCCTTAACAGTCAGCCCTATAAAACTTACCAAAACACATCATCAAACCATTCCCAGTGAAGAAGATGGAAGAAAAGATTCAGCAAGATGCTGGACTGAGCAAAGAGGTAGTGAGTGTTTGTAATAATTAGCTTAATTAAATGAAGCATTTCTAATAAGCCTTAAGCTAACCTAGAGAAGGTGATGTGTATCTCCACCTGTGATGATGTCTATCTCATGTTACTTTAAATTCATTGTAGGCACAGGAAGATTCTGACGTAGGATTGGCATCAAAGCCTGTAGATGATAATAATTTTCTCATGAGAGTCTCATCATTCTCTTGAACTGCATTCTTGCTACCAAAACCTTTTCTATAAATGTTTTAATCTTCCGTTTTCTGTGCCATATATAAATTAATACCAATATtcctttttgtaaaaaaattttttcctaatcCCAGGGAAGCTTTTTGCGCCTGTACTATCCAGCATATGATGCCACAGATATGGAAGAGGCACGATGGATTCCAGACAAAGAGTACTATCAGGGACTCTCTGACTTCCTTAATATGTACCGAGTTGTAGGAGAAAGGCTCTTCCATTACTATGTTGGTAAGACTCCTTctggttttattcctttattcTTGTCACTGCCTCCATGCTCCATGAGTAGGGTGTTactgctgcagggctgaaaAAGAGTTTTTAGTAAAAAAGTGTGGTTTTGTGGGATGGGTTTGTGTAGTGAGAGTGCTGAATGTGaccccagctctcagcagcccCTGACTGCTGTGGATAGAAGTGTGAAGTGTCTGGGCAGTTTGCTCTAGGTCAGCTGCACCTGTGTGTTGCGATTTAAATCCCACAAGCAAATGTGCAAATATACAAAAGTCAGAGAGATCCTAAGGTCTGAATATCAGCAAGACCTGGATGCCTGACTATGAAGATTTCAGAGATATGTAGACCTTGTGCCAGACTGTGGATGGGAGAAGACAAGTATTTTCTGCCAAGCAGAATGTATTTTCAGAAGCAGATCCATTTTTGCTTTCTATTTTAAAGATGAGTCTTGGTACCTTATCTTTAGGTGATTGCTCTGATAATAGTGATCACTACATTCTTGGGATCTTTTACACAGGAACAAATGCTTTCTCTCATTCCAGTAATAATGATGTACACTTCCATTTTTATTTAGGTTCAGTGACCTGTCCTGCAAAGTCAAATGCTGCTTTTAAGCCAGGAGAAAAATACCCACTTCTTGTTTTTTCCCATGGACTCGGAGCTTTTCGGTAATTTTGCAGTTTGTTGATAAACTGGTTTTGTTGTCTATGGAGACAGCAGTCTCCAAGGGTGGTTCTGAACAGATTTCAGTAGGGGGGTGAGATCTTTGTGGAGCTGAAACAGATTTGAAGAACAGGCTGCTGTGTGTCATTAGCCCCACTGAAACAACAGCAGGGCTGGTCTATGGTTGGTCACAGAATAATTGAacagcctgggctggaaggggcctttAAAGATCAtcactgctgtgggcagggacagcttcccctagagcaggttgctcagagctccatttGTGTTTTACCTTTGTTATGATGGAGGAGAAGATATTTACCAGCCCATAAGGATGTTGTGAAAATTAGCTGGTTAGTTTTTGGACAGCTCTTTGAAGATGCAAAGTGCTGTGTGTGCTACTTATTAAAAATCAGTGGCATCTTCCTTTCTGAACAGACAGTAAAACAGTACCAAGGTTTTGTGAACAAGCTTTAGTGCCTGACATATGAAATCTTGCTCTGCTGGGTAGCAGATTCAAAGAGAACAAATATTGAGTGGAGACTAGTGCATACCTAGTGTGGTCAGCATTTAAAGAGCAATGGAATTGAAAGAATGCCATCTCACCTGAGTGTGGTTTTTATTTCAGGACAATCTATTCTGCTATTTGCATAGAGATGGCTTCTCAGGGCTTTATAGTGGCTGCTGTGGAGCACAGGTGAGTGTGCTGTGCATTTGGGAGTTCTGATGGAAAGCAACTTTCTCACATTGAACAGAATGTTATTTATTCTAAAAGAAGAgcttcaggatttttttaaaaaagaaaaactaacaTCTCTTTTTCAGTCCTGCCCACACTGCCCATAGCTCAACTCTTCTCCAAACAAAGGGACTTTTGTTTAGATAAGCCCAAGAATGAAAAGTCTTGGATATCATTTGTGCTATCATAGATAGCATTTCAGATATGctatttttttcactctttttgtTAGAATATAAAGTAGGTGAAGAATACAGAGGATGTGGGAGTTTTGGTGGGGTTATTGTATTATTTAGAAAGTCTGTGTGCACTTGGGTTGCAATTGCAACAGCACTGGTTGATAGCTGAGTCTCTTCAGATGAGTGAAATTGGAAACTTTTGCTGACTGCATCTCAATCCAAATGGAATGCACTCTCAGAAATAACCTCCTCTTGTATTACAGAGATGAATCTGCTTCAGCCACATATTATTGTAAAAGAAGGTCTGTTTCTGAGTCACAGGAAGAGTCTCCACCTAACATGGAGAAGGAGTGGATCTACTACAGGAAACTGAAAACTGGCGAGGAGGAGCGTTGCTTGCGCCATAAGCAGGtgcctgggctggctctgctctgggaagtgTGGCAGGAGGGCTGTGTTTAGGGCTAGCAGAGTCTCCCTTTGCCCAGGGGAGCAGAGATATGAAAATTGATCCAGTCCTGTGGAACAGCCAACAATAGCTTTCTTCAGAGCACAAGTTGCTCCCTCGACAAAGCTTTTTCTTGAAGTTGCACTCTTGAGCTGAGTCATCTGTTTCTCTTCTGGTTCCAATCAACTTGCTGTTTCTTCTCTGTCTTTTATActtttgctgcccagcccagcctaaAAGTGACACAGAGTTGAGCTCAAGTGTTTGTGTGGCCTTAGGCTTGCATTAACTTTCATTTACTGTTCCATGGAATGAGAAATCATGTCTGCTCTGAGTGGGATGTTTGTTTTATAGTCCTTACCACACTTGAAGGTGTATTTTAGCAATGTAAACAGTGCAGACTTCCAATTTATCATAAGCAGTATCCAAGCTGGATGAAATGTGGCCATACTGACAAGCTCTTCCAAGCATACACTTGACCTTTAAAATATGTGAGTGGTTTTTCCAGCTAATGAAAACTTAGCCAGGGAGGTGCTTCTCTTTATCTCCCTGGGCCATACAGACAATAGTACAAGAGTCATTTCCTGGATGAGTAAAATGTCCTACCCATGAGTATAATATCTGAGCTTGGAAATAACCTTCAGAAGCTGTTGTCTGCAAATTTCACAAGTAGAGAAGTCGGGAGATTGGGATTTATTTGAAATTCAGTGATGCACAGACATCTTGTTGGCTGCCTACACACTGGTTCCCAAGATCACTACTATTCATTGGTTCTATTATTCCTTGGTTCTTCTTGAAGCTTTTCTTTTACTGACACACCAGTTAAAAACTGTTGTTATGGAACAATGAAAATCTTTTTTTGCAACAGCTTCACTACAGTTTTCAAGGATGAGTATATATAAAAAATGGGATGGGCTTaactttttcttcatttggTTTATCCAGTGTAAAGACAGTTTCAAGGCTATTGTGTGATGGGGCAGTGATGGAATGACATTTGCTTATCCAGCCTGAGAAGCATCAGTGAGTCAGCCTTCCTTGGAGTTTTACAACTTAAGCCTTTGTACATCCCAACAACCCCTTCTCTTAAGCAGTGACAGGATGAAGGAGTTGATGGCCTTTGGTGCACGCTACAGGGATAAATGCCTCTGTGTGCAGAGGTTCTACACAAGAGCTTCAGCTCTTTACACCACCAGAAACCAATTTTGTTGTTTGTCAGATGGCTCCATTCTGCAGTTCAGAATAGTGGGGGAAAACTATCAGAGTAAGTCTTGTGTCCAAGGGGCTGTCAGATCTGGCAGTTGTCTGATGATTCCTTCCACTGCTCTGCCCCACCCTTTCTTTCTCCCCAGGTGCAGCAAAGAGCACAGGAGTGTATTAAAGCTCTCAATCTCATTCTTAAAATCAATTCAGGAGAGGAAGTAACAAATGTATTACATTCAGACTTTGACTGGAACAGCCTAAAAGTGAGTAGAAGATGCCACCTGCATTTTGTTAAACATCTAATAATGCTTCTGATTTCCCCCTTCCATTTCTAAACTGGTTCATGTAAAGTATTCTGAAGATCAATGTGTAGATCTCTGAAAATATTCTCAGGTCATCCAAAGCTGGATAGAGAATAAGAGAGCTGAAATTATGCTCCTCCTACTTCAGTAGGGTCTAATgtctaaaaaaattatttcctttaaaaacctaagtttgggaaagaaagtctcTTACAGC contains:
- the IMP3 gene encoding U3 small nucleolar ribonucleoprotein protein IMP3 encodes the protein MVRKLKYHEQKLLRRLDLVNWEASGGNLAEVRALRRYRVGRREDYVQYKALARAVRALARRLRDLGPASAAFRARCAAALLEKLYGLGLVNSRQSLAVCESLSASAFCRRRLPCLLVKLRMAQNLRHAVTFVEQGHVRVGPEVVTDPALLVPRAVEDFITWVDASRLRQKVLDYNQERDDFDLAA
- the PLA2G7 gene encoding platelet-activating factor acetylhydrolase isoform X1, which gives rise to MRLLSPALCASPGPARRGGVTPGTATAPRHPLRHGQPDIVSPGAEPGTRHSFWKNGSGVVFLCDIPLPLMHRPVFLEEQQNPPSVRFVAPHISRVPPRPRQPKVSSRFSVSAPCCLLLGIQDTTRKIPNRTDSSVKAPIEMWGTNSTEKFYRIPEGKGPHSVGCTDLMTENAVEGSFLRLYYPAYDATDMEEARWIPDKEYYQGLSDFLNMYRVVGERLFHYYVGSVTCPAKSNAAFKPGEKYPLLVFSHGLGAFRTIYSAICIEMASQGFIVAAVEHRDESASATYYCKRRSVSESQEESPPNMEKEWIYYRKLKTGEEERCLRHKQVQQRAQECIKALNLILKINSGEEVTNVLHSDFDWNSLKDSVDTSRIAVMGHSFGGATVIESLSKEIRFRCGIALDVWMLPVGDDIYQNSVQQPLLFINSEKFQWAENILKIKKLISNDTNKKMITIKGSVHQSFPDFTFVSGGIIARFFKLKGEIDPNEAIDISNHASLAFLQKHLSLKKDFDQWDSLVDGIGPNVIPGTNIDTSPAEPE
- the PLA2G7 gene encoding platelet-activating factor acetylhydrolase isoform X2 — encoded protein: MWGTNSTEKFYRIPEGKGPHSVGCTDLMTENAVEGSFLRLYYPAYDATDMEEARWIPDKEYYQGLSDFLNMYRVVGERLFHYYVGSVTCPAKSNAAFKPGEKYPLLVFSHGLGAFRTIYSAICIEMASQGFIVAAVEHRDESASATYYCKRRSVSESQEESPPNMEKEWIYYRKLKTGEEERCLRHKQVQQRAQECIKALNLILKINSGEEVTNVLHSDFDWNSLKDSVDTSRIAVMGHSFGGATVIESLSKEIRFRCGIALDVWMLPVGDDIYQNSVQQPLLFINSEKFQWAENILKIKKLISNDTNKKMITIKGSVHQSFPDFTFVSGGIIARFFKLKGEIDPNEAIDISNHASLAFLQKHLSLKKDFDQWDSLVDGIGPNVIPGTNIDTSPAEPE